The window ACTGCCGCTTGTAAAGCTTCTATAGTACGTTTAGGTACAGAGCTTTCTACAAAAATAGCATTTACTTTATTATCGATTATAAATTTAGCAACATTTTGTACGTCTTGTACTCCAGCTTCGGTTGCGGTAGATATACCTTGAAGACCAACAACTTGAAAACCATAGTTTTTTCCGAAATAATTAAAGGCATCATGTGCGGTTACTAGAATTCTTTTTTCCTTTGGAAGTGTTTCTATCGTTGCTTTTACGTTTTGCTGAAGCATCTCTAATTTTTCTAAATATAGTTTCTCATTTTCCGCATAATTACTAGCGTTTTGTGGATCTTTTTCCGATAAAACCTGAGTTACTTTTTTTGCGAATTGTTGGAAGTATGCAATATTAAACCAAACATGCGGATCGTAATTGGATGCAAAATAATCGGAACCAATTAAAGTGCTTTTATCAATCACTTCCGCTAAAGCGATAGGTGTTTTTGTTTTACTACCCATTTTTTCAAAAACTTCGACTAGCTTTCCTTCCAAATGCAATCCGTTATAAAAAATAATATCGGCGTTAACTAGTTTAGTAACATCGCCTTCACTGGCTTTGTATAAGTGTGGATCTACTCCCGAACCCATTAAACCTTGAATATTTACATGATCGCCACCTATATTTTTAACCAAGTCTGTAATCATGGTTGTAGTGGTAACTATGTTTAGTTTTCCGTTTTCTTTAGCCTCTTTTTTACAAGCAATTAAAGTTGAGGTGATTGCTAAAAGGAAAATTATTTTTTTCATATATCTAAATATTTATTACGAAGGTACTAAAAATGCCTGACTAATTTAATTTATATCTTACTCCAAAGAATAAACGAATACCTTGATTTGGTCCATACACATAAGAAGGATCGAAGGTTAGCGCATACGGATTGTCTGCAGTTGCAATAACATCTCCATTTCCATCAAACTGTACGTTTTCATCAAAAGGATCACCTGCTCTTGCAATTATAAACGGATTTCCTTGGTTAGGCGTCCAGTTTAATAGGTTTTTAACACCTCCATACATTTCAAGATTATGGATGCCATCAAATGTTAATTGAATATTTTGAACGCTCCATGTTGGCGAATATTCTTGTCTTGGATCTAGCTCTCCAAGTAGCGGTAATCGCATGGGGCCATAAATATTTCCAGTATAATCTATGGTAAGATTTGTAGGGTGATTTTTGTAGCTAAAAGACCAAACTCCAGAAAACTTTTCTGTTAGTATTTGTTCTGTAGTTTGGCTGTTTTCTGTTTGTGAAACATCTTGGTAGGTTGCGCCCAAAGAGGCTCTTATTCCACTTCCAAATACAGCATCCATATTAAAACTAAAACCTTTAGAAGTGGAGTATCCGTCTAGATTATTATATATGATTTGATTCGGATTGGTATCGTAATCGGGTATAATAGCATTAGTGAAATAGGTATACCAAACCGAGCTGTCAAAAGTAAAGTACATACCGTTTTTTA is drawn from Lacinutrix sp. WUR7 and contains these coding sequences:
- a CDS encoding metal ABC transporter solute-binding protein, Zn/Mn family — encoded protein: MKKIIFLLAITSTLIACKKEAKENGKLNIVTTTTMITDLVKNIGGDHVNIQGLMGSGVDPHLYKASEGDVTKLVNADIIFYNGLHLEGKLVEVFEKMGSKTKTPIALAEVIDKSTLIGSDYFASNYDPHVWFNIAYFQQFAKKVTQVLSEKDPQNASNYAENEKLYLEKLEMLQQNVKATIETLPKEKRILVTAHDAFNYFGKNYGFQVVGLQGISTATEAGVQDVQNVAKFIIDNKVNAIFVESSVPKRTIEALQAAVNSKDHEVTIGGTLYSDALGNAGTVEGTYIGMFEYNVNTIVNALK